The following coding sequences are from one Mastomys coucha isolate ucsf_1 unplaced genomic scaffold, UCSF_Mcou_1 pScaffold9, whole genome shotgun sequence window:
- the LOC116084511 gene encoding zinc finger protein 431-like, which translates to MMGPRVDAVSYEDVHVNFTQEEWNLLDPSQKSLYKDVMLETFQNLTVIGYRWEDHHIGEHCQSSRRHERHVRSHTREKRYECSQCGKAFSFLSHLQYHKRRHTGDKPYECNQCGKAFSQNSSLQYHKRIHTG; encoded by the coding sequence ATGATGGGACCTAGAGTGGATGCAGTGAGTTATGAAgatgtgcatgtgaacttcactCAGGAAGAATGGAATTTGCTGGATCCTTCCCAAAAGAGTCTTTacaaagatgtgatgctggagaccttCCAGAACCTCACTGTTATAGGCTATCGTTGGGAAGACCATCATATTGGAGAACATTGTCAAAGTTCCAGAAGACATGAAAGGCATGTAAGAAGTCATACTAGAGAGAAACGATATGAATGtagtcaatgtggtaaagccttttcatttctcagtcatctccaatatcataaaagaagaCATACTGGAGATAAGCcgtatgaatgtaatcaatgtggtaaagccttttcacagAACAGTAgtctccaatatcataaaagaatacatactggatag